In a single window of the Hippoglossus hippoglossus isolate fHipHip1 chromosome 7, fHipHip1.pri, whole genome shotgun sequence genome:
- the dnase1l1l gene encoding LOW QUALITY PROTEIN: deoxyribonuclease I-like 1-like (The sequence of the model RefSeq protein was modified relative to this genomic sequence to represent the inferred CDS: inserted 3 bases in 2 codons; deleted 2 bases in 2 codons) yields MRTGVVLLAAGLCLLNVTSSLKICAFNIQSFGEAKANNQKVMGILMKILSRCDLCLIQEVRDSKGAAIQTLVQDLNRLDKSNPYSYVESERLGRKSYKEQYVYIYRSNVLKVKEVYQYPKLDEGTNETDVFSREPFIVRFHSPTTLVKDFVLIGQHTSPKTAMKEIDKLYTVFTGIYKKWKTDNVMILGDLNAGCSYVTXQGWRAVRLRSDPRFLWLIGDEQDTTVRKKTHCAYDRIVVHGRELXSSVVPGSAQPFNFKEDFHLTEEEALEVSDHVPVEVDLKPTTATLLRHEL; encoded by the exons ATGAGGACTGGAGTTGTGCTGCTGGCTGCGGGGTTGTGTCTGTTGAATGTCACATCTTCACTGAAAATCTGCGCTTTTAATATTCAGAGCTTTGGTGAAGCAAAGGCAAACAACCAGAAGGTTATGGGGATTCTAATGAAG ATCCTTTCTCGATGCGACTTGTGTCTCATTCAGGAGGTCCGAGACTCTAAAGGAGCAGCAATTCAAACTTTGGTTCAAGATCTTAACAG ATTGGACAAATCCAACCCATACTCCTATGTGGAAAGTGAAAGGCTGGGGAGGAAAAGCTACAAGGAACAGTATGTCTACATTTACAG GAGCAATGTGTTGAAGGTCAAAGAGGTTTATCAGTATCCTAAACTGGATGAAGGGACCAATGAAACCGATGTTTTCTCCAGAGAGCCGTTCATCGTCCGCTTTCACTCCCCCACAACAT tggTGAAGGACTTTGTCCTGATTGGCCAACACACAAGTCCAAAAACTGCCATGAAGGAAATTGATAAACTCTATACAGTCTTCACAGGAATTTACAAGAAGTGGAAGACTGAC AATGTGATGATCCTGGGGGACCTGAACGCCGGCTGCAGCTACGTCA ATCAGGGCTGGAGAGCCGTCCGCTTGAGGAGTGACCCCAGGTTTCTCTGGCTGATTGGAGACGAACAAGACACCACTGTCCGAAAGAAGACGCACTGCGCCTACGACAG GATTGTTGTCCATGGACGTGAATT TTCCAGTGTAGTTCCAGGTTCGGCTCAACCGTTC AACTTTAAAGAGGATTTCCATCTCACTGAGGAGGAA GCTCTTGAGGTGAGTGATCAT GTTCCAGTAGAAGTTGACCTGAAGCCAACCACCGCTACCCTCCTTCGCCATGAGCTGTAA
- the LOC117764076 gene encoding LOW QUALITY PROTEIN: uncharacterized protein LOC117764076 (The sequence of the model RefSeq protein was modified relative to this genomic sequence to represent the inferred CDS: inserted 2 bases in 1 codon), translated as KCDKVQFEDKKDFQGVRCPPEEDYTSSDGDYEPEGYVSGEDEEEDEGTGDNPGDILMSVCCSNEFGSXEEDRIFTEGLPLAPQGAENPQVRKVEQGDNESDEEVSYFERVPERGNEMMTKGDEIKQDERESEGAKQGSDCESESMRVKQEENVESPYRGEPATATLAFPDISGQNLQDLIAEVDGEEYVEKMEAFSGEEHEEAGEGFADYPSDFSSCEYVEDAVKQLESNSQASASPHTSDSGSKAKQEVCVEGAVVDVTWMGTEEDTDEQGGRYLCRRDLEMDADVFRSYDVAEQRKNRDCWECVGWRQVRVNPTAPVMMSLR; from the exons AAGTGTGATAAAGTTCAATTTGAAGATAAAAAAGATTTTCAGGGTGTCCGGTGTCCACCAGAGGAAGATTACACAAGCTCGGATGGAGACTATGAACCTGAAGGCTATGTGTcgggagaggatgaggaagaggacgagggCACAGGAGACAACCCAGGAGACATATTGATGTCAGTTTGCTGCAGCAATGAGTTTGGGTC TGAAGAGGACAGGATCTTTACTGAGGGACTCCCTCTGGCCCCGCAGGGTGCTGAAAACCCTCAAGTTAGAAAAGTGGAACAAGGTGACAACGAGAGTGATGAGGAGGTGTCCTATTTCGAGCGAGTCCCTGAACGTGGCAATGAGATGATGACAAAAGGTGATGAGATCAAACAGGATGAGCGAGAAAGTGAAGGAGCCAAGCAAGGGTCTGATTGTGAGAGTGAGAGCATGAGAgtgaaacaagaagaaaatgttgaaagtcCTTACAGAGGTGAGCCTGCGACCGCCACTCTGGCATTTCCGGACATATCAGGGCAAAATCTGCAGGATCTCATTGCTGAAGTTGATGGTGAGGAATATGTAGAGAAAATGGAGGCTTTCTCAGGGGAGGAGCATGAAGAGGCCGGTGAGGGCTTTGCAGATTATCCCTCAGActtttcttcatgtgaatatgtAGAAGATGCAGTCAAACAATTGGAAAGTAATTCCCAGGCAAGCGCCTCGCCTCATACATCCGACAGTGGTTCGAAGGCAAAGCAGGAGGTCTGTGTGGAAGGAGCTGTGGTGGATGTAACATGGATGGGAACAGAGGAGGACACTGACGAGCAGGGAGGCAGGTATCTGTGCCGCAGAGATTTGGAGATGGATGCTGATGTGTTCAGGAGTTACGATGTGGcagaacagaggaaaaacagagattGTTGGGAATGTGTCGGGTGGAGACAGGTGAGAGTGAATCCTACAGCTCCAGTGATGATGAGTttgaggtga
- the atp5pb gene encoding ATP synthase F(0) complex subunit B1, mitochondrial, which translates to MLSRLWRVLVSASSLKSSGPLGAGLIQASRSLHTSSQSLAPVPPLPEKGGKVRHGIIPEELFQLLYPKTGVTGPYMLGTGLLLYILSKEIYVINHETFAAASIGAVIIYGVKKFGPSVAAFADKLNEDKVVKAQEVKTLAMSSLAQAIEDEKKEQWRAEGRSMLFDAKRNNVAMLLETNYRERVHMATHEVKRRLDYQIALQGLHRRMEQEHLVNWVEKNVIGSITAQQEKASIAKCISDLNALAKAVQAKATV; encoded by the exons ATGCTGTCCCGACTGTGGCGTGTCCTCGTTTCAG CCAGTTCCCTGAAAAGCAGTGGACCCCTTGGAGCTGG ACTGATCCAAGCGTCTCGCTCCTTGCACACATCGTCCCAGAGTCTGGCTCCAGTGCCCCCTCTGCCAGAGAAGGGAGGCAAGGTCCGCCATGGCATCATCCCAGAGGAGCTCTTCCAGCTCCTGTACCCCAAAACTGGAGTCACAG GACCCTACATGCTGGGCACTGGCCTCCTCCTCTACATTCTTTCCAAGGAAATCTACGTCATCAACCATGAGACCTTCGCTGCCGCCTCCATAGGTGCTGTCATCATCTACGGCGTCAAAAAATTTGGTCCAAGTGTTGCAGCTTTTGCTGACAAACTTAATGAG gACAAAGTTGTGAAGGCTCAGGAGGTGAAGACTCTCGCTATGTCCAGCCTGGCTCAGGCCATCGAGGATGAGAAGAAGGAACAGTGGAGAGCAGAGGGAAGATCAATGCTCTTTGATGCTAAGAGG AACAACGTGGCCATGCTTCTTGAGACCAACTACAGAGAGAGGGTACACATGGCGACCCATGAGGTGAAGAGGCGGTTGGACTACCAGATCGCACTGCAGGGCCTCCACCGCCGTATGGAGCAGGAGCACTTGGTCAACTGGGTGGAGAAGAACGTTATCGGCAGCATCACTGCCCAGCAG gagaAAGCCAGCATCGCTAAATGCATCTCAGACCTGAATGCTCTGGCCAAGGCTGTTCAGGCCAAAGCTACAGTCTAA
- the LOC117764070 gene encoding TRAF3-interacting JNK-activating modulator codes for MDTLAAAQLSSVKDFDRIVEVRAQKHQHLRGRNNVTSCRSPTREFDTKLIKNELKDKRQLEFLRRRSVSPELCDLKSTRTKSSPKTFWTKHHSSSSKYQVNTNSPTISNGHEKGILATNSSITDGPSTSTWASLWSEQVTLMRHDKGHPRIQASTSTPVIKESNQHRMRRENSTKAQKTSIIETVIQRENIQQKFSQQTTNILQNKSLREAGVQTASGFVTVKESDIQRLAEYLQEALWREEAVKKKLAALQESTSNLTNSSTKIWTARCSEDLLRNKIKALEEQLQVCLQKFPKDGVKKLVVQMEKQKLIYEEKALVALQRATQEKSDALCKAETLQESLITAKAEALKCQSLYEELRLSSGQLRENQHLSNEQLQQLHSQVELSGAREAKLKEEVVSLRRENKDLQYNICRLEEDNHILREEIQNLSDGGNESQDTVMQECLTSEEAEPQLALRRDSHMEEQLRHTQENLRLKETECEELQTDLQAMEQECQSSQARLSQCREELRQLTIRRRRLTLCGRWWKVCVLFLLLFAVAGVAMLWLWHPPFREQVEDLYSDIETRIENYLLEMASPQHSSCFRPI; via the exons ATGGACACCCTGGCTGCAGCACAGCTCTCCTCAGTGAAAGACTTCGACCGAATAGTGGAGGTCAGAGCACAGAAGCACCAACACCTTCGAGGGCGCAACAATGTGACTTCGTGTCGCAGCCCCACGAGAGAGTTTGACACAAAACTGatcaaaaatgaactgaaagaCAAAAGGCAGCTGGAGTTTCTaaggaggaggtcagtgagcCCGGAGCTGTGTGATCTGAAATCTACAAGGACGAAAAGTTCACCAAAGACGTTCTGGACGAAACATCACAGTTCAAGTAGCAAATATCAAGTGAATACAAATAGCCCAACTATTTCTAACGGACATGAAAAGGGGATTTTAGCGACAAACAGCAGCATAACTGATGGTCCAAGCACCAGCACATGG GCCTCTTTATGGTCAGAGCAGGTAACACTGATGAGGCACGATAAAGGCCATCCAAGGATACAAGCATCTACCTCAACACCTGTGATCAAGGAATCAAACCAGCACAGGATGAGAAGAGAGAACAGTACAAAAG CTCAAAAGACAAGCATCATCGAAACAGTAATCCAAAGAGAAAACATCCAGCAGAAATTCTCCCAACAAACCACAAATATTCTACAAAACAAATCCCTTCGAGAGGCGGGTGTGCAGACAGC GTCTGGCTTTGTCACCGTCAAGGAATCA GATATTCAGCGGTTAGCAGAGTACTTGCAG GAGGCCCTGTGGAGAGAGGAGGCCGTGAAGAAGAAGCTGGCAGCGCTCCAGGAGAGCACGTCAAACCTCACCAACTCCTCGACGAAAATATGGACG GCTCGCTGCAGTGAAGACCTGCTGAGAAACAAGATCAAGgctctggaggagcagctgcaaGTCTGCCTGCAG AAGTTTCCAAAAGATGGAGTGAAGAAGCTGGTGGtgcagatggagaagcagaaACTGATATATGAGGAGAAGGCCTTGGTTGCCCTTCAGAGGGCCACACAGGAGAAAAGTGATGCACTCTGCAAGGCTGAGACACTGCAG GAATCACTAATCACAGCGAAGGCAGAGGCGCTGAAGTGTCAGAGCCTGTATGAGGAGCTGAGGCTCAGCTCTGGTCAACTCAGGGAGAACCAGCACCTCAGTAAtgaacagctgcagcagctacaCAGCCAAGTGGAG CTGTCCGGGGCCAGAGAGGCCAAActgaaggaggaggtggtgtcATTAAGACGAGAGAACAAGGACCTACAGTACAACATCTGCCGGCTGGAGGAGGACAACCATATCTTAAGAGAGGAAATCCAGAACCTCAGCG ATGGTGGCAATGAGAGCCAGGACACCGTGATGCAAGAATGTCTGACATCAGAGGAAGCAGAGCCACAACTGGCCCTGAGGAGAGACTCTCACATGGAAGAGCAGCTCCGTCACACTCAGGAGAATCTTCGGCTCAAGGAGACAGAG tgTGAGGAGCTGCAGACGGACCTGCAGGCTATGGAGCAGGAGTGTCAGTCCAGCCAGGCCCGACTGTCGCAGTGCAGGGAAGAACTCCGGCAACTCACAATCCGCCGCAGGAGACTG ACGCTGTGTGGCCGCTGGTGGAAGGTGTGtgtgctcttcctcctcctcttcgctGTGGCGGGGGTTGCCATGTTGTGGCTGTGGCATCCTCCTTTCAGAGAGCAAGTTGAAGACCTGTATTCAGACATAGAGACACGTATCGAAAACTATCTCCTGGAAATGGCCTCTCCTCAACATTCAAGCTGTTTTAGACCAATATGA